One region of Caldimonas thermodepolymerans genomic DNA includes:
- the mraY gene encoding phospho-N-acetylmuramoyl-pentapeptide-transferase, translated as MLIGLAQWLQSLSPEQFGFLRVFQYLTFRAIMAAMTALVIGLVLGPWVIRRLTELKIGQPVREYGVQTHLVKSGTPTMGGVLILLSITISTLLWFDWTNRFVWIVLLVTLGMGAIGWVDDWRKVVHKNPEGMRSREKYFWQTVIGLVAAFYLAFAVSESSNLRVWELFVRWVQSGFSAPLPPNADLFVPFFKSISYPLGVYGFIILTYFVIVGASNAVNLTDGLDGLAIMPVVMVGSALGVFAYVVGNAVYSRYLIFPYIPGVGELLIFCAAMAGAGLAFLWFNTHPAQVFMGDVGALALGGALGTIAVIVRQEILLAVMGGIFVVEALSVMLQVTYFKYTKKRYGEGRRILKMAPLHHHFEKSGWKETQVVVRFWIITMLLCLVGLASLKLR; from the coding sequence ATGTTGATCGGCCTCGCCCAGTGGTTGCAGAGCCTGTCGCCGGAGCAGTTCGGCTTCCTGCGTGTGTTCCAGTACCTGACCTTTCGCGCGATCATGGCGGCGATGACCGCGCTGGTGATCGGCCTGGTGCTGGGCCCGTGGGTGATCCGGCGCCTGACCGAGCTGAAGATCGGCCAGCCGGTGCGCGAGTACGGCGTGCAGACCCACCTGGTCAAGAGCGGCACGCCGACCATGGGCGGCGTGCTGATCCTGCTGTCGATCACGATCTCCACGCTGCTGTGGTTCGACTGGACCAACCGCTTCGTCTGGATCGTGCTGCTGGTCACGCTCGGCATGGGCGCGATCGGCTGGGTCGACGACTGGCGCAAGGTCGTGCACAAGAACCCCGAGGGCATGCGCTCGCGCGAGAAGTACTTCTGGCAGACCGTGATCGGCCTGGTGGCGGCGTTCTACCTCGCGTTCGCGGTGTCCGAGTCGTCCAACCTGCGCGTGTGGGAGCTGTTCGTGCGCTGGGTGCAGTCGGGCTTCTCGGCGCCGCTGCCGCCCAACGCGGACCTGTTCGTGCCGTTCTTCAAGAGCATCAGTTATCCGCTGGGCGTCTACGGCTTCATCATCCTGACCTACTTCGTCATCGTCGGCGCAAGCAACGCGGTGAACCTCACCGACGGGCTGGACGGCCTGGCGATCATGCCGGTGGTGATGGTGGGCTCGGCGCTGGGCGTGTTTGCCTACGTGGTCGGCAACGCCGTCTATTCGCGCTACCTGATCTTCCCGTACATCCCGGGCGTGGGCGAGCTGCTGATCTTCTGCGCCGCGATGGCCGGCGCGGGGCTGGCCTTCCTGTGGTTCAACACCCACCCGGCCCAGGTGTTCATGGGCGACGTCGGCGCGCTGGCGCTGGGCGGTGCGCTCGGCACGATCGCGGTGATCGTGCGCCAGGAGATCCTGCTGGCGGTCATGGGCGGCATCTTCGTCGTCGAGGCGCTGTCGGTGATGCTGCAGGTGACGTATTTCAAGTACACGAAGAAGCGCTACGGCGAAGGCCGGCGCATTCTGAAGATGGCCCCGCTGCACCACCACTTCGAGAAGTCGGGGTGGAAGGAAACGCAGGTCGTGGTGCGCTTCTGGATCATCACGATGCTGCTGTGCCTGGTGGGCCTCGCATCGTTGAAGCTGCGGTAA
- a CDS encoding UDP-N-acetylmuramoyl-tripeptide--D-alanyl-D-alanine ligase, whose protein sequence is MMTLAQAHALLPGSTLVGDGGVQILRVHSDTRTLQPGDLFVALKGERFDAHDFLAQARAAGAVAAIAQHGLAEAGLPGLRVDDTRLALGELAAGWRRRMQLPLVAVTGSNGKTTVTQMIASILRAWVGEAAFSTQGNLNNDIGVPLTLLRLRQDERLWHRAGVVELGMNHPGEIAYLARLVAPTVALVNNAQREHQEFMQSVEAVARENGAVIASLGADGVAVFPADDAYTGLWRGLAGTRRVLTFAPEGEADVRGTATWTDGRWALALHTPAGEATTQLRIAGAHNIRNALAATACALAAGAPLEAVARGLADFEPVKGRSQLRRYVQDGRAVTLVDDTYNANPDSVRAAIDVLAAMPGPRWLVLGDMGEVGDRGPEFHAEVGAYARERGIDALWTAGQATRHAAQAFGAARHFGQVEALVAALDARPEAACVLVKGSRFMKMERVVEALLAAAADEKKDAPGATGAGA, encoded by the coding sequence ATGATGACCCTGGCCCAGGCCCACGCGCTGCTGCCCGGCTCGACGCTGGTCGGCGACGGCGGCGTGCAGATCCTGCGCGTGCACAGCGACACCCGCACGCTGCAGCCTGGCGACCTGTTCGTCGCGCTCAAGGGCGAGCGCTTCGACGCGCACGACTTCCTGGCGCAGGCCCGCGCGGCCGGCGCGGTGGCCGCCATCGCGCAGCATGGCCTCGCCGAGGCGGGCCTGCCCGGGCTGCGGGTCGACGACACCCGGCTGGCGCTGGGCGAGCTGGCGGCCGGCTGGCGCCGGCGCATGCAGCTGCCGCTGGTCGCGGTGACCGGCAGCAACGGCAAGACCACGGTCACGCAGATGATCGCGTCCATCCTGCGCGCCTGGGTGGGCGAGGCCGCGTTCTCGACGCAGGGTAACCTCAACAACGACATCGGCGTGCCGCTGACGCTGCTGCGGCTGCGCCAGGACGAGCGCCTGTGGCACCGTGCCGGCGTGGTCGAGCTGGGCATGAACCACCCCGGCGAGATCGCCTACCTCGCGCGCCTGGTCGCGCCGACCGTGGCGCTGGTCAACAACGCGCAGCGCGAGCACCAGGAGTTCATGCAGTCGGTCGAGGCGGTCGCGCGCGAGAACGGCGCGGTGATCGCGTCGCTCGGCGCGGACGGCGTCGCGGTGTTCCCGGCCGACGATGCCTACACCGGGCTGTGGCGCGGGCTGGCCGGCACGCGGCGCGTGCTGACCTTCGCGCCCGAAGGCGAGGCCGACGTGCGCGGCACGGCGACCTGGACCGACGGCCGCTGGGCGCTGGCCCTGCACACGCCTGCGGGCGAGGCGACCACGCAGCTGCGCATCGCCGGTGCGCACAACATCCGCAACGCGCTGGCGGCCACCGCCTGCGCGCTGGCCGCGGGGGCACCGCTGGAAGCGGTCGCGCGCGGCCTGGCGGACTTCGAGCCGGTCAAGGGCCGCTCGCAGCTCCGGCGCTACGTGCAGGACGGGCGGGCGGTCACGCTGGTGGACGACACCTACAACGCCAACCCCGATTCGGTGCGCGCCGCGATCGACGTGCTGGCCGCGATGCCGGGACCGCGCTGGCTGGTGCTGGGCGACATGGGCGAGGTCGGCGACCGCGGCCCCGAGTTCCATGCCGAGGTCGGCGCCTACGCGCGCGAGCGCGGCATCGACGCGCTGTGGACCGCGGGCCAGGCCACGCGGCACGCTGCCCAGGCCTTTGGCGCTGCGCGCCACTTCGGGCAGGTGGAGGCGCTGGTCGCCGCGCTGGATGCGCGGCCCGAGGCGGCCTGCGTGCTCGTCAAGGGGTCGCGCTTCATGAAGATGGAACGGGTGGTCGAGGCCCTGCTGGCCGCGGCTGCCGATGAGAAGAAGGACGCGCCGGGTGCCACCGGCGCGGGAGCATGA
- a CDS encoding UDP-N-acetylmuramoyl-L-alanyl-D-glutamate--2,6-diaminopimelate ligase, giving the protein MALHRLHTPADALAWLRARVTGELRTDSRKVRPGDAFIAWPGHATDGRRFVAQALDAGAAACLVEAEGAGAFALEALPGDRIAALAGLKPATGTIADGWYGEPSQALQVVATTGTNGKTSTAWWTAQALGALGRRCGVIGTLGVGQPPVAGAPGQVLSTGLTTPDPVTLHATLRDFVQQGLAACAIEASSIGVVEHRLAGLRIAVALFTNFTQDHLDYHGDMDAYWEAKARLFAWPGLRHAVLNLDDPKGAQLAARLRAGGGVQVTGYAVGHDAALAAHEVRYVDGGLAFTLHAGAQRLAVRTGLIGDYNVSNLLAVIGGLCALGVPLAEAVAACRALTPVPGRMQRVGADGGPLAVVDYAHTPDALDKALAALRPLVRERGGRLWCVFGCGGNRDAGKRPLMGGIAQRGADRVVVTSDNPRHEPPEAIIGQVVAGLERNEHVSVIADRREAIATALAQADARDVVLIAGKGHEDYQEIAGVRHPFSDVAEAEAALQRRATA; this is encoded by the coding sequence ATGGCCTTGCATCGCCTCCACACCCCCGCCGACGCCCTGGCCTGGCTGCGTGCGCGCGTCACCGGCGAGCTGCGCACCGACAGCCGCAAGGTGCGGCCGGGTGACGCCTTCATCGCCTGGCCTGGCCATGCCACCGACGGGCGCCGCTTCGTCGCCCAGGCGCTGGACGCGGGTGCGGCCGCCTGCCTGGTCGAGGCCGAGGGCGCCGGGGCGTTCGCGCTGGAGGCGCTGCCCGGCGACCGGATCGCCGCGCTGGCCGGGCTGAAGCCTGCCACCGGGACGATCGCCGACGGCTGGTACGGCGAGCCCTCGCAGGCGCTGCAGGTGGTCGCGACGACCGGCACCAACGGCAAGACCTCCACCGCGTGGTGGACCGCGCAGGCGCTCGGCGCGCTGGGGCGGCGCTGCGGCGTGATCGGCACGCTGGGCGTCGGGCAGCCGCCCGTGGCCGGCGCGCCGGGGCAGGTCCTGTCCACCGGCCTCACCACCCCCGACCCGGTGACGCTGCACGCGACGCTGCGCGACTTCGTGCAGCAGGGCCTTGCCGCCTGTGCGATCGAGGCCTCGTCGATCGGCGTGGTCGAGCACCGGCTCGCCGGCCTGCGCATCGCGGTGGCGCTGTTCACCAACTTCACGCAGGACCACCTCGACTACCACGGCGACATGGACGCCTACTGGGAGGCCAAGGCGCGGCTGTTCGCCTGGCCGGGCCTGCGCCACGCGGTGCTCAACCTCGACGATCCGAAGGGCGCACAGCTCGCCGCACGGCTGCGGGCTGGCGGCGGGGTGCAGGTCACCGGCTATGCGGTCGGGCACGATGCCGCGCTGGCTGCGCACGAGGTGCGCTACGTCGACGGCGGCCTCGCGTTCACGCTGCACGCCGGCGCGCAGCGGCTGGCGGTGCGCACCGGCCTGATCGGCGACTACAACGTCTCGAACCTGCTCGCCGTGATCGGCGGCCTGTGCGCGCTGGGCGTGCCGCTGGCCGAAGCCGTGGCGGCGTGCCGGGCGCTGACCCCGGTGCCCGGGCGCATGCAGCGCGTCGGCGCCGACGGCGGGCCGCTCGCGGTGGTCGACTATGCCCATACGCCCGACGCGCTGGACAAGGCGCTGGCGGCGCTGCGCCCGCTGGTGCGCGAGCGCGGCGGAAGGCTGTGGTGCGTGTTCGGCTGCGGCGGCAACCGCGACGCAGGCAAGCGCCCGCTGATGGGCGGCATCGCGCAGCGCGGCGCCGACCGCGTGGTCGTCACCAGCGACAACCCGCGCCACGAGCCGCCCGAGGCGATCATCGGGCAGGTCGTCGCCGGGCTGGAACGCAACGAGCACGTCTCGGTCATCGCCGACCGCCGCGAGGCGATCGCCACCGCACTGGCGCAGGCCGACGCACGAGACGTGGTGCTCATCGCCGGCAAGGGCCACGAGGACTACCAGGAGATCGCCGGCGTCCGCCACCCGTTCTCCGACGTGGCCGAGGCCGAAGCCGCCTTGCAGAGGAGGGCCACCGCATGA
- a CDS encoding peptidoglycan D,D-transpeptidase FtsI family protein translates to MKFWPARRSSRGDRARQAHAVRTVMYASSPLLASKTPPWRSKFLVACIGLGFCVMVGRALYIQVIGTDFYQRQGESRYARTLELPANRGRIIDRNGLILASSVPAPSIWAIPKDLEATPAQRRQLAKLLGMSVADLDKRLKDNPNFVWLKRQVDEEVGEKVKALGLKGVHQVKEYKRKYPEGEAVAHVVGFTNVEDRGQEGIELAFQEELAGRNGTRRVIKDRLGRIVEDIGESVSPVDGQDIELSIDSKVQFFAYQRIRDAVAEHKAKAGSVVVLDVQTGEVLALANYPSYTPGDRRNLTGAQLRNRALTDTFEPGSTMKPFIAALALETGRVRPHTVIDTSPGWMVVTGATIRDSHRYDALTVEQVIQKSSNIGVVKMAMQMPAREMWEMFTEIGIGQRPQLRFPGVVTGRLRPYKTWRPIEQATMSYGYGLSASLFQLAQAYTVFARDGELIPASLVKNPEPVSGIRVFSPQTARAVRKMLQMAAGPGGTAPKAQTLGYSVGGKTGTARKQEGKGYADRKYRSWFVGIAPIEQPRIVVAVMVDEPSNGKFYGGDVAAPVFSEVVQQTLRMMGVPPDMDVQPQIVARQAEAVEESF, encoded by the coding sequence ATGAAGTTCTGGCCGGCACGCAGGAGCAGTCGCGGCGACCGCGCGCGCCAGGCGCACGCGGTGCGCACCGTCATGTACGCGAGCAGCCCGCTGCTGGCGTCGAAGACGCCGCCGTGGCGCTCGAAGTTCCTGGTCGCCTGCATCGGCCTGGGCTTCTGCGTGATGGTCGGGCGCGCGCTGTACATCCAGGTCATCGGCACCGACTTCTACCAGCGCCAGGGCGAGAGCCGCTACGCGCGCACGCTGGAGCTGCCCGCCAACCGCGGCCGCATCATCGACCGCAACGGGCTGATCCTTGCCTCCAGCGTGCCGGCGCCGTCGATCTGGGCCATCCCCAAGGACCTGGAGGCCACGCCCGCGCAGCGGCGCCAGCTCGCGAAGCTGCTGGGCATGAGCGTGGCCGACCTGGACAAGCGCCTGAAGGACAACCCGAACTTCGTCTGGCTCAAGCGCCAGGTCGACGAGGAGGTCGGCGAGAAGGTCAAGGCACTGGGCCTCAAGGGCGTGCACCAGGTCAAGGAATACAAGCGCAAGTACCCCGAGGGCGAGGCGGTCGCGCACGTGGTGGGCTTCACCAACGTCGAGGACCGTGGCCAGGAAGGCATCGAGCTGGCCTTCCAGGAAGAACTGGCCGGTCGCAACGGCACGCGCCGCGTCATCAAGGACCGGCTGGGCCGCATCGTCGAGGACATCGGCGAGAGCGTGAGCCCGGTCGACGGGCAGGACATCGAGCTGTCGATCGACTCCAAGGTGCAGTTCTTCGCCTACCAGCGCATCCGCGACGCGGTCGCCGAGCACAAGGCCAAGGCCGGCTCGGTGGTGGTGCTGGACGTGCAGACCGGCGAGGTGCTGGCGCTGGCCAACTACCCGAGCTACACCCCGGGCGACCGGCGCAACCTGACCGGCGCGCAGCTGCGCAACCGCGCGCTGACCGACACCTTCGAGCCCGGCTCGACGATGAAGCCCTTCATCGCCGCGCTCGCGCTGGAGACCGGCCGGGTGCGCCCGCACACCGTGATCGACACCTCGCCCGGCTGGATGGTGGTGACCGGCGCGACCATCCGCGACTCGCACCGCTACGACGCGCTGACCGTGGAGCAGGTCATCCAGAAGTCCAGCAACATCGGCGTGGTCAAGATGGCCATGCAGATGCCCGCACGCGAGATGTGGGAGATGTTCACCGAGATCGGCATCGGCCAGCGCCCGCAGCTGCGCTTCCCCGGCGTGGTCACCGGCCGGCTGCGCCCGTACAAGACGTGGCGCCCGATCGAGCAGGCGACGATGAGCTACGGCTACGGCCTGTCGGCCTCGCTGTTCCAGCTGGCCCAGGCCTACACCGTGTTCGCGCGCGACGGCGAACTGATCCCCGCGTCGCTGGTGAAAAACCCGGAGCCGGTCAGCGGCATTCGCGTTTTTTCTCCCCAGACCGCCCGCGCGGTGCGCAAGATGCTGCAGATGGCCGCCGGCCCCGGCGGCACCGCGCCCAAGGCCCAGACCCTCGGCTATTCGGTCGGCGGCAAGACCGGCACGGCGCGCAAGCAGGAAGGCAAGGGCTATGCGGACCGCAAGTACCGCTCCTGGTTCGTCGGCATCGCGCCGATCGAGCAGCCGCGCATCGTCGTCGCCGTGATGGTCGACGAGCCGAGCAACGGCAAGTTCTACGGGGGCGACGTGGCCGCGCCGGTGTTCAGCGAGGTGGTGCAGCAGACGCTGCGCATGATGGGCGTGCCGCCCGACATGGACGTGCAGCCGCAAATTGTCGCGCGCCAGGCCGAGGCCGTGGAGGAGAGCTTCTGA
- the ftsL gene encoding cell division protein FtsL — translation MTRLNVVLFVALVFSGLYLVRVSYEARRLFVEVERAQSEERALETEFEQLQLEKRAQATPLRVEKVAREKLQMRTATPAVTHYVTHAGATDAPQAASAAAPGGQP, via the coding sequence ATGACCCGGCTCAACGTCGTGCTGTTCGTCGCGCTGGTGTTCAGCGGCCTGTACCTCGTGCGCGTCTCCTACGAGGCGCGGCGCCTGTTCGTCGAGGTCGAGCGGGCGCAGTCCGAGGAACGCGCGCTGGAGACCGAGTTCGAGCAGCTGCAGCTGGAAAAGCGCGCCCAGGCCACGCCGCTGCGCGTCGAGAAGGTGGCGCGCGAGAAGCTGCAGATGCGCACCGCCACGCCGGCGGTGACCCACTACGTGACGCACGCGGGCGCCACCGACGCGCCGCAGGCGGCCAGCGCGGCTGCCCCGGGAGGCCAGCCATGA
- the rsmH gene encoding 16S rRNA (cytosine(1402)-N(4))-methyltransferase RsmH codes for MQGEHDTWQHRTVLLHEAVDALVTDPDGVYIDGTFGRGGHTRLLLSRLSGRGRVLAFDKDPEAVAESTRVQDPRFSIQHASFAEMGEVCRQRGIAQVQGVLLDLGVSSPQIDNPARGFSFRFDGPLDMRMDPTRGESAADFLARADEKQLAEVIRSYGEERFAVSIAKAIVARRESGRPVRTTGELSEVVARAVKTREPGQDPATRTFQALRIFVNAELEELQQALNQTLELLAPGGRLVVISFHSLEDRIVKTFIVRHSRHQVDRRAPFAPVPEPLLKAVARIKPGEAEVAANPRARSAVLRVAERTAWNDRRRA; via the coding sequence ATGCAAGGGGAGCATGACACATGGCAGCACCGGACGGTCTTGCTGCACGAGGCCGTCGATGCCCTCGTGACCGACCCGGACGGTGTCTACATCGACGGCACCTTCGGGCGCGGCGGTCACACGCGGCTGTTGCTGTCGCGGCTCTCCGGGCGGGGGCGCGTGCTGGCGTTCGACAAGGATCCCGAAGCCGTCGCAGAGAGCACGCGGGTCCAGGACCCGCGTTTTTCAATCCAGCACGCCAGCTTCGCCGAGATGGGCGAGGTGTGCCGGCAGCGCGGCATCGCGCAGGTCCAGGGCGTGTTGCTGGACCTGGGCGTCTCCTCGCCGCAGATCGACAACCCGGCGCGCGGGTTCAGCTTCCGTTTCGACGGCCCGCTGGACATGCGCATGGACCCCACGCGCGGCGAGAGCGCCGCGGACTTTCTCGCGCGTGCCGATGAAAAGCAGTTGGCGGAGGTGATACGCAGCTATGGCGAAGAACGGTTTGCTGTATCGATTGCAAAGGCGATTGTGGCTCGCCGGGAAAGCGGGCGTCCTGTTCGAACCACAGGCGAGCTTTCCGAAGTCGTGGCTCGTGCGGTCAAAACCCGCGAGCCGGGCCAGGACCCTGCAACGCGCACATTTCAGGCTCTTCGGATTTTCGTCAACGCCGAGCTTGAGGAGCTCCAACAGGCCCTGAACCAGACGCTGGAGCTGCTTGCCCCCGGCGGCCGGCTGGTGGTGATCAGCTTCCACTCGCTGGAGGACCGCATCGTCAAGACCTTCATCGTGCGCCACAGCCGCCACCAGGTGGACCGCCGCGCGCCGTTCGCCCCGGTGCCCGAGCCGCTGCTCAAGGCGGTGGCCCGCATCAAGCCGGGCGAGGCGGAGGTCGCGGCCAACCCGCGTGCACGCTCGGCCGTGCTGCGCGTGGCCGAACGCACCGCGTGGAACGACCGGAGGCGTGCATGA
- the mraZ gene encoding division/cell wall cluster transcriptional repressor MraZ, with protein MFQGASALALDAKGRLSVPARHRDVLMATAQGQLTITKHPEGCLMVFPRPAWESFRDKIAALPMSASGWKRIFLGNAQDVEMDGSSRVLISPELRAAAGLTKDVMLLGMGSHFELWDAARYAAHEAEVMQQGMPDVLKDFTF; from the coding sequence GTGTTCCAAGGCGCTTCGGCGCTCGCGCTGGACGCGAAGGGGCGGCTCTCCGTCCCGGCGCGGCATCGCGACGTGCTGATGGCCACGGCGCAAGGCCAGCTCACGATCACCAAGCATCCCGAAGGCTGCCTGATGGTCTTTCCCCGCCCGGCGTGGGAAAGCTTCCGCGACAAGATCGCGGCGCTGCCGATGTCGGCTTCCGGCTGGAAGCGCATCTTTCTCGGCAACGCCCAGGACGTCGAGATGGACGGCTCCTCGCGCGTGCTGATCTCCCCTGAACTGCGCGCGGCGGCCGGACTGACCAAGGACGTGATGCTGCTCGGCATGGGCAGCCACTTCGAGCTGTGGGATGCGGCGCGCTATGCCGCGCACGAGGCCGAGGTCATGCAACAAGGCATGCCCGACGTACTCAAGGACTTCACCTTCTGA
- a CDS encoding SIR2 family NAD-dependent protein deacylase — protein MRTRQRPPTAPAASLDDLRADCRRGKVLLFVGAGVSLSLGLPDWSELIDHMAQELGFEPDEFRGYGSYLALAEYFRLHHGDVAQLHRWMDRRWHDAGIRVQDSRVHELIVRGGFRLIYTTNYDRWLERAFEHHGRPYVKIVDVGDLAHIRPDATQIVKFHGDFEREDSIVLDETSYFRRLEFESPLDIKLRADVLGRSVLFIGYSLSDVNLRYLFFRLACLWKQAMPGTPQPRSYIFTPEPNPVQQAVLGQWGIEMLSVDAGDPGQALAAFLEQVVG, from the coding sequence GTGCGCACGCGGCAACGCCCTCCCACCGCACCGGCCGCCTCGCTCGACGACCTGAGGGCGGACTGCCGGCGCGGCAAGGTGCTGCTGTTCGTCGGCGCCGGTGTGTCGCTGTCGCTCGGCCTGCCCGACTGGAGCGAGCTGATCGACCACATGGCGCAGGAACTGGGCTTCGAGCCGGACGAGTTCCGTGGCTACGGCAGCTACCTCGCGCTGGCCGAGTACTTCCGCCTGCATCACGGCGACGTCGCGCAGCTGCATCGCTGGATGGACCGGCGCTGGCACGACGCCGGCATCCGCGTGCAGGACTCGCGCGTGCACGAGCTGATCGTGCGCGGTGGCTTCCGCCTGATCTACACGACCAACTACGACCGCTGGCTGGAGCGTGCCTTCGAGCACCACGGGCGACCCTACGTGAAGATCGTCGACGTGGGCGACCTCGCGCACATCCGCCCCGACGCGACCCAGATCGTCAAGTTCCACGGCGACTTCGAGCGCGAGGACTCCATCGTGCTCGACGAGACCAGCTACTTCCGGCGGCTGGAGTTCGAGTCGCCGCTGGACATCAAGCTGCGTGCCGACGTGCTGGGGCGCTCGGTGCTGTTCATCGGCTACAGCCTCAGCGACGTCAACCTGCGCTACCTGTTCTTCCGCCTCGCCTGCCTGTGGAAGCAGGCCATGCCGGGCACGCCGCAGCCGCGCTCGTACATCTTCACGCCCGAACCCAACCCGGTGCAGCAGGCCGTGCTCGGGCAGTGGGGCATCGAGATGCTGTCGGTCGATGCGGGCGACCCGGGGCAGGCGCTGGCGGCCTTCCTGGAACAGGTGGTCGGGTAG
- a CDS encoding SDR family oxidoreductase produces the protein MIVLLTGANGFLGRRLVTALLAAGHHVICAMRHPPATPAYGQPLRYFAADFTRDLEVGDWLPRLAGVDAVINAAGILREHGTQRFDTIHVRGPCALFAACAAASVARVVQVSALGADEAATSAYHRSKKAADDYLLGLPLASAAVVQPSLIYGPGGTSARLFTRLASLPLIPLPGDGRQLVQPLHVDDAVQAIVALLDDDAPGGRVPLVGPEAVTLRDWLARLRTAMGLGPARFVSVPAPLVALGARAAGALPGSLLDHDTWQMLQRGNTGDARLTRALLGRPPRPPAAFIARDEARAVATSARLGWLLPLLRVAMALVWIVTGLVSLGIHPVADSLALLARAGLPEAWRPAALYGAATLDLAIGLGLLVLRRRRWLWLMQIALMLFYTAVITLKLPEFWAHPYGPVLKNLPLLALAWLMAELDTPAREAA, from the coding sequence GTGATCGTTCTGTTGACCGGCGCCAACGGCTTCCTGGGCCGGCGCCTCGTCACCGCGCTGCTGGCTGCGGGCCACCATGTCATCTGCGCGATGCGCCATCCGCCGGCCACGCCGGCCTACGGGCAACCGCTGCGCTACTTCGCCGCCGACTTCACGCGCGACCTCGAGGTCGGGGACTGGCTGCCGCGGCTGGCCGGGGTCGATGCGGTGATCAACGCGGCGGGCATCCTGCGCGAGCACGGCACGCAGCGCTTCGACACCATCCATGTGCGCGGCCCCTGCGCGCTGTTCGCCGCGTGCGCGGCGGCCAGCGTCGCGCGCGTGGTGCAGGTCTCGGCGCTGGGCGCGGACGAGGCGGCCACCTCCGCCTACCACCGCAGCAAGAAGGCCGCCGACGACTACCTGCTCGGCCTGCCGCTCGCCTCGGCGGCGGTCGTGCAGCCGTCGCTGATCTACGGCCCGGGCGGTACCAGCGCGCGCCTGTTCACCCGCCTGGCCAGCCTGCCGCTGATCCCGCTGCCGGGCGACGGCCGGCAGCTCGTGCAGCCGCTGCATGTCGACGACGCGGTGCAGGCCATCGTCGCGCTGCTGGACGACGATGCCCCGGGCGGCCGCGTCCCGCTGGTCGGGCCCGAGGCCGTCACGCTGCGCGACTGGCTGGCCCGGCTGCGCACGGCGATGGGACTCGGCCCGGCGCGCTTCGTCTCCGTCCCGGCCCCGCTGGTCGCGCTCGGCGCGCGCGCAGCGGGCGCCCTGCCGGGCAGCCTGCTCGACCACGACACCTGGCAGATGCTGCAACGGGGCAACACCGGCGACGCGCGGCTGACCCGGGCCCTGCTCGGCCGGCCACCCCGCCCGCCCGCCGCGTTCATCGCGCGCGACGAGGCCCGGGCGGTGGCGACCTCGGCACGCCTGGGCTGGCTGCTGCCGCTGCTGCGCGTCGCGATGGCGCTGGTGTGGATCGTCACCGGCCTGGTGTCGCTGGGCATCCACCCGGTGGCCGACAGCCTCGCGCTGCTGGCGCGCGCCGGCCTGCCCGAGGCGTGGCGGCCTGCAGCGCTGTACGGCGCGGCGACGCTGGACCTGGCGATCGGCCTCGGGCTGCTGGTGCTGCGGCGCCGGCGCTGGCTGTGGCTCATGCAGATCGCGCTGATGCTCTTCTACACCGCGGTCATCACGCTCAAGCTGCCGGAGTTCTGGGCCCATCCGTACGGCCCGGTGCTGAAGAACCTGCCGCTGCTGGCCCTCGCCTGGCTGATGGCCGAACTCGACACGCCGGCCCGGGAGGCCGCCTGA
- a CDS encoding DUF2269 family protein, translated as MEYLVVKWLHVLSSTFLFGTGVGSAYYMLFTSLGREPRAVAQVVAHVVRADWMFTATTMVFQPLSGFYLIHLAGYPWSSAWIVWSIVLYGVAGACWLPVVGLQIRMRRLARQAADAGQALPPQYFRDLKLWAALGVPAFFALVAVFYLMVAKPA; from the coding sequence ATGGAATACCTCGTCGTCAAGTGGCTGCACGTGCTGTCGTCGACCTTCCTGTTCGGCACCGGCGTGGGCTCGGCCTACTACATGCTGTTCACCAGCCTGGGCCGCGAGCCGCGTGCGGTGGCGCAGGTCGTCGCGCACGTCGTACGGGCCGACTGGATGTTCACCGCCACCACGATGGTGTTCCAGCCGTTGAGCGGCTTCTACCTGATCCACCTAGCCGGCTACCCGTGGAGCAGCGCGTGGATCGTCTGGTCGATCGTGCTCTACGGGGTGGCCGGCGCCTGCTGGTTGCCGGTGGTCGGGCTGCAGATCCGCATGCGGCGCCTTGCACGCCAGGCGGCGGACGCCGGCCAGGCGCTGCCGCCGCAGTACTTCCGCGACCTGAAGCTGTGGGCGGCGCTGGGGGTGCCGGCCTTCTTCGCGCTGGTGGCGGTCTTCTACCTGATGGTGGCCAAGCCGGCCTGA